Below is a genomic region from Candidatus Cloacimonadota bacterium.
AAGCTACAAAAGCTTGACAATATTTACCGAGTAGTTAAAAGGGAAAAATGAATTCGAAATATCTCTTAACTATAATTCTAACAGCATTTGTGATTGTTGGCTTATACCATATATTTGCTGTAAGTAGATTTAATTATCCGGAGTATCAGCTCAAAGAAGGACAAGTAGCAGAAACAGAAATTATTGCTCCTTTCGACTTTCCGGTGTTGAAATCGGCGCAACAGCTAAGTAATGAGCAAGAAGAAAGCATCCGAAGTTTGTCCATGCCCTATCGCATAAGTGACGAACCGCTGTTTGATGCCTTGAGTACGATGGACATCATCTGGGCAGTATTCTTTCGCTTCCCAGATTTGGAGAGGGCAGATCTACAGAAAGAATTTGAAAAGGCAGGATTTCCGCTTACGGTAGAATCCCTCAAATTTGCGATGGACAGCAACGCAAGGGATAGGGTTTATGATGACCTGCGTCTTGCACTTACAGAAATATATAATCAGGGCATCTACGAAAACATTGAGGCAGATTCTATCAGCCTTTGGCAAACCGATACTGAAACACGAATGTCAATAACCGAATTTCTTTCGGTTCAAGCAGCAGAAGCTAAGCTAATTGAAAAAGTCCCCGAAGCCGAAAAACTCATCTTGGATACCAACAAAGCTTTAGTAAAAGCTAATGTTTTGCCAGATAAAGAATTATTTACAGAATTGAGCCAACGTAAGCTTAGCCAAATTCCGGATACAGAAAGCATCGTATTACAAAATGAAGTTGTGATTCGAAAAAACGCTCGGGTAGGAAAAAGTGAAATAGAGAAATTGGAATCTTTACAAGCAGCCTATGTATCTCGAAATATTCAAAAATCCGCTTTTCAGCAAATGCTTTTAGCGTTGGGGTTGTTACTCTATGTATTCGTGATTTTACTGGTGGCAAACCATTATTATGGAATCTATAATAAAGATTTTCGAGAACACTTGGCGGATTATCTGCCGATCAACCTGGGCTTTGTGCTAATTACGCTTTTTGCTATTCTCGGCAATCACGTTTTGGGGCTCAATAATCTTCTTATTCCTTTTGCCCTAACCGTTGTTGCGGCAGCAATATTGGTGGGAATTGAATTTGGTATCCTGTACTCCATCACTTCGATGCTTATTGTAAGTCCCTTTATCAATTGGGAAACATATCCCCCTATAGTATTCATATTAAGTTCAATAATAACGATTATTTTAATCAAGCGGCAAAAAGCGCAACATGAATTTCTTTCTATATGGTTTTATCTCCTATTAAGCGGAAGTGTTGTAACCGTAGCAATTTCGATATACAAAAGTGACCCTATAAACATAGTTTTCCGCAATATAGGCTTTGGCCTTATCTCCAGCGCTATAAGCATCATGGGCATCATCATAATAGTTCCATATTACGAAAAGAAATGGAATAGAGCCACAAAACAAACTTTGTTAGAGCTGTTGGATTTCAATCATCCCTTGCTCAAAAAGCTTGCTACTTCTGCCGTAGGAACATATCATCACAGCCTGATTGTTGGCAATCTTGCCGAAAGAGCCGCTGAAGCCATTGGGGCAAATCCACTTTTAGCAAGGGTAGGCAGCTACTATCATGATATTGGCAAAATCATCAATACCGAAATCTTTACAGAAAACAATGAAGACAGCTCGGAAATTCATGATGAGATGAGCCCAGATAAAAGTGCGTCACTTATAAAAAATCACGTGCTTGAAGGAATTACTCTGGCAAAAAAATACAAAATACCTCAACCCGTAATAGACATAATTGTACAACATCATGGCGATAGCCTTATTCGCTATTTTTATGATCGTGCCGAAAAGATGAGTCTTGCCACAGATACAGAAAACTATAGATATCCGGGACCCCGACCTCAAAGCAAAGAGGCAGCATTAGTGATGATTGCCGATATTGTGGAAAGCACCACAAAAGCAAAAACTATATTAAACGAGAAGGATATCGAGAAAATAATTGACGACACGATATCCCGCTTAATAAGAGAAGGTCAATTTGATGAAGCCCCAATTACAATGAAGGATCTTTCTAAAATAAAACAGTCCATGTTGCCAGTTTTGGGCAGCATTTACCGCAAACGCTTGGACTACCCAGAGGATAATGACAGAAATTGAGATACAAGGAGATCTGCCATTAGGAATTACTAAGGAGCAGATTGAACCTTTTGCACACAGAATACTAAGCTCGGAAGCACCCGGAATAAAGTTTGAGATTAGCATTTTATGCACAAACAGCGAAGATATGCGTAAATATAACCACTTCTACCGAGGCGTTGACAATAATACAGACGCGTTGAGCTTTAAAGGGGAAAGTCTAATTTTAGAAGGGGTTGAAACACAGTTTTGTGATATTATTATTGACACAAAACAGGTATTTAAGCAAAAGGGGAAAAATACTTTCAACGAGGAATTTTGGCAGGTTCTGATTCATGCTCTGCTTCATCTGGCAGGCTTCGATCATATAAGAACCTCAGACAAGGAAAAAATGGAAGACGCTGAAGAAAATTACCGAAAGCAGATACCGGAAGGGTTGGCATAATGGAGCCTCAAATAATATATTTAGTAATCCTTTTAGCCCTTTCGGCGTTCTTTTCGGGTAGCGAGACAGCAATGTTTTCGCTTTCCCGGATTTATTTGAAGAAATTAGAAAACAGTACTGGGCGCAGTAAAGCATTAGTCTTAAAGCTGCTTAGTAAACCCCGTAAGCTCTTAGTAACTCTATTGTTGTGCAATACCTTCGTAAATATTGCGCTATCTTCATTTAGCACGTTGATAGCCTACAATATTGCTGTGTCTCATGGATGGGATGTTTCTTTGGTTATCACTATCCAAATAGTGATTGTAACCATAGCAATTCTATTCTTTGGAGAAATTGTCCCCAAACTCATAGCCCTTTCTAAAGCAAATGAGCTCAGCTTGTTTCTGGCTTACCCATTAGTTGCCATAGAAACCGTATTAAGTCCGGTAGTATGGATATTTGTAAAACTAAGCAATGTGATATCCAAGGGCAGCCAGGGCGAAAAAGGATTAAGACAAAGATTTACAGAGGAAGACTTCCATAATTTGATTCAGAGCAACACTACATCTGCATCTCTGGAAGAGCACGAAAAAAGGATGTTAGTTGGACTATTCCGCTTTAGAGAAGCAGAAATAAGCGAGATCTATGTTCCACGAGTAAAGATAACTGCTGTGGAAGAGACACAAAGCTTGGACGAACTGAAGACAATAATTATCGAAAGCGGTTATTCACGAATTCCTGTCTATAGAGAAACCATTGATGATATTGTTGGCATTATTTACGTGAAAGATCTAATCTTGTATCCAGAGAAACAAAGCATTGCAGCATTAATGCGTCCCGTATGGTTTGTAACCGAAAACATGAAAATCCAGAGCTTGCTAAATCAGTTTAAACTTAAAAAATTGCAAGTTGCCGTAGTAGTAGATGAATATGGCGGTACTTCTGGTATAATATCTTTGGAAGACATCTTGGAAGAAATCGTAGGAGAAATTCAGGACGAGTATGATTCCGATGAGA
It encodes:
- a CDS encoding HDIG domain-containing protein — its product is MNSKYLLTIILTAFVIVGLYHIFAVSRFNYPEYQLKEGQVAETEIIAPFDFPVLKSAQQLSNEQEESIRSLSMPYRISDEPLFDALSTMDIIWAVFFRFPDLERADLQKEFEKAGFPLTVESLKFAMDSNARDRVYDDLRLALTEIYNQGIYENIEADSISLWQTDTETRMSITEFLSVQAAEAKLIEKVPEAEKLILDTNKALVKANVLPDKELFTELSQRKLSQIPDTESIVLQNEVVIRKNARVGKSEIEKLESLQAAYVSRNIQKSAFQQMLLALGLLLYVFVILLVANHYYGIYNKDFREHLADYLPINLGFVLITLFAILGNHVLGLNNLLIPFALTVVAAAILVGIEFGILYSITSMLIVSPFINWETYPPIVFILSSIITIILIKRQKAQHEFLSIWFYLLLSGSVVTVAISIYKSDPINIVFRNIGFGLISSAISIMGIIIIVPYYEKKWNRATKQTLLELLDFNHPLLKKLATSAVGTYHHSLIVGNLAERAAEAIGANPLLARVGSYYHDIGKIINTEIFTENNEDSSEIHDEMSPDKSASLIKNHVLEGITLAKKYKIPQPVIDIIVQHHGDSLIRYFYDRAEKMSLATDTENYRYPGPRPQSKEAALVMIADIVESTTKAKTILNEKDIEKIIDDTISRLIREGQFDEAPITMKDLSKIKQSMLPVLGSIYRKRLDYPEDNDRN
- the ybeY gene encoding rRNA maturation RNase YbeY, giving the protein MTEIEIQGDLPLGITKEQIEPFAHRILSSEAPGIKFEISILCTNSEDMRKYNHFYRGVDNNTDALSFKGESLILEGVETQFCDIIIDTKQVFKQKGKNTFNEEFWQVLIHALLHLAGFDHIRTSDKEKMEDAEENYRKQIPEGLA
- a CDS encoding hemolysin family protein; this encodes MEPQIIYLVILLALSAFFSGSETAMFSLSRIYLKKLENSTGRSKALVLKLLSKPRKLLVTLLLCNTFVNIALSSFSTLIAYNIAVSHGWDVSLVITIQIVIVTIAILFFGEIVPKLIALSKANELSLFLAYPLVAIETVLSPVVWIFVKLSNVISKGSQGEKGLRQRFTEEDFHNLIQSNTTSASLEEHEKRMLVGLFRFREAEISEIYVPRVKITAVEETQSLDELKTIIIESGYSRIPVYRETIDDIVGIIYVKDLILYPEKQSIAALMRPVWFVTENMKIQSLLNQFKLKKLQVAVVVDEYGGTSGIISLEDILEEIVGEIQDEYDSDEIPEFIKCDDGSCLISGNYSVRQFNQEFIREISVDEYDNMAEFLLASFNHVPQVGEIYCLDDNLELKIMDSDEKSIKQIKVIMHGDYA